A stretch of Pseudoclavibacter chungangensis DNA encodes these proteins:
- a CDS encoding alpha/beta hydrolase, with the protein MTSTTPRATRHRRGIALTLAALAPMLLSGCTLITELQAVGQGTNESSQEVIGPDVPAASRPYYEQELDWSSCGGGLECATATAPMDWSDPAKGDIELALVKMPATGTRLGSLFTNPGGPGASGVDFVESGGSTFFDKPLRQHFDIIGWDPRGVGRSSDVECLDDADMDEWLYGAPDAQADTGASDEEVIAAATAEAQWFADQCAANTGDLLGYVDTMSTVNDLDMLRANVGDAKLNYFGFSYGTDIGAHYIDTYPANVGRVALDGATDPTLPMFDVILQQQAGFADAVRAYLADCLTGPACPFTGSVDDALGQLNDQLVKADETRPTNVDGRVLTSGVYGTAISSAMYADWLWPQLTEAISMYTTRMDPSGLFAFADSYNDRGADGHYTSNSMEAFTAINCLDYPVETDPAKIVEFNEKLAEVTVLGTPGPKTLGDVQCEVWPYRSASTLEPVVGAGAAPVLVIGTTGDPATPIQWAEAVTEQLESAVLIRFEGEGHTAYRQGDVCVNDAVDDYFVDGTVPEGGLDC; encoded by the coding sequence ATGACCAGCACCACGCCGCGCGCGACGAGGCACCGGCGTGGGATCGCACTCACGCTCGCGGCCCTCGCCCCGATGCTCCTGAGTGGCTGCACGCTCATCACCGAGCTCCAGGCCGTCGGTCAGGGGACGAACGAGAGCTCGCAGGAGGTCATCGGCCCCGACGTTCCCGCGGCCTCGCGCCCGTACTACGAGCAGGAGCTCGACTGGTCGTCGTGCGGTGGCGGACTGGAGTGCGCGACCGCGACCGCGCCGATGGACTGGAGCGACCCCGCGAAGGGCGACATCGAACTCGCACTCGTCAAGATGCCCGCCACCGGGACCAGGCTGGGCTCGCTGTTCACGAACCCCGGCGGCCCGGGGGCGTCGGGTGTCGACTTCGTCGAGAGCGGCGGATCGACCTTCTTCGACAAGCCACTGCGTCAGCACTTCGACATCATCGGGTGGGACCCGCGCGGCGTCGGCCGCTCGAGCGACGTCGAGTGCCTCGACGACGCCGACATGGACGAGTGGCTCTACGGAGCGCCGGATGCGCAGGCCGACACGGGCGCGAGCGACGAGGAGGTCATCGCCGCGGCGACGGCCGAGGCACAGTGGTTCGCCGATCAGTGTGCCGCGAACACGGGCGATCTGCTCGGTTACGTGGACACGATGAGCACGGTGAACGATCTCGACATGCTGCGTGCGAACGTCGGTGACGCGAAGCTCAACTACTTCGGGTTCTCGTACGGCACCGACATCGGTGCGCACTACATCGACACGTATCCCGCGAACGTCGGGCGGGTCGCCCTCGACGGCGCGACCGACCCGACGCTTCCGATGTTCGACGTCATCCTGCAACAGCAGGCCGGCTTCGCGGATGCGGTGCGCGCATACCTCGCGGACTGCCTGACCGGCCCGGCGTGTCCGTTCACGGGCAGTGTCGACGACGCGCTCGGCCAACTCAACGACCAGCTCGTGAAGGCGGACGAGACCCGGCCGACGAACGTCGACGGCCGCGTGCTCACGAGCGGTGTCTACGGCACGGCGATCTCGAGCGCCATGTACGCCGATTGGTTGTGGCCACAACTGACGGAGGCGATCTCGATGTACACGACGCGGATGGATCCCTCGGGACTCTTCGCGTTCGCGGACAGCTACAACGATCGCGGTGCCGACGGGCACTACACGAGCAATTCGATGGAGGCGTTCACGGCGATCAACTGCCTCGACTATCCCGTCGAGACCGACCCCGCGAAGATCGTCGAGTTCAACGAGAAGCTCGCCGAGGTGACCGTTCTCGGGACGCCCGGGCCGAAGACGCTCGGCGACGTGCAGTGCGAGGTATGGCCGTACCGGTCGGCGAGCACGCTCGAGCCGGTCGTCGGTGCCGGTGCGGCGCCCGTGCTCGTGATCGGTACGACGGGTGATCCCGCCACGCCGATCCAATGGGCCGAAGCCGTGACCGAGCAACTCGAATCCGCCGTGCTCATCCGATTCGAGGGCGAGGGGCACACCGCGTACCGGCAGGGCGATGTGTGCGTGAACGATGCCGTCGACGACTACTTCGTCGACGGCACGGTGCCCGAGGGCGGCCTCGACTGCTGA
- the tmk gene encoding dTMP kinase: MTGLFVTLEGGDGAGKSTQAELLEQWLHERGRSTLRTREPGGTPLGASIRELVLHGRGHIDARAEALLYAADRAQHIATVVRPALHAGTVVLQDRYVDSSIAYQGAGRELGGDEIRELSRWATRDLVPDLTVLLDLDVAEGRRRLDAARGRFDRLEAEAAAFHERVRRTYLELAASEPDRFLVVDATLERDAIAELIRARVDVALASRADAERDDAAALAPPEGER; this comes from the coding sequence ATGACGGGTCTCTTCGTCACGCTCGAGGGCGGTGACGGTGCGGGCAAGTCGACGCAGGCGGAACTGCTCGAGCAGTGGCTGCACGAGCGGGGACGTTCGACGCTGCGCACGCGCGAACCCGGCGGCACCCCGCTCGGGGCGAGTATCCGTGAGCTCGTCCTCCACGGCCGCGGCCACATCGATGCCCGCGCCGAGGCGCTGCTCTACGCCGCCGACCGCGCGCAGCACATCGCGACGGTCGTGAGGCCCGCGCTGCACGCCGGGACGGTCGTGCTGCAGGACCGCTACGTCGACTCCTCGATCGCCTACCAGGGGGCCGGGCGCGAGCTCGGCGGCGACGAGATCCGCGAGCTGTCACGCTGGGCGACACGCGATCTCGTCCCCGACCTCACGGTGCTGCTCGATCTCGACGTCGCCGAGGGGCGCCGCCGACTCGACGCCGCCCGTGGCCGATTCGACCGCCTCGAGGCGGAGGCCGCGGCCTTCCACGAGCGTGTTCGGCGGACGTACCTCGAGCTCGCGGCGTCCGAGCCCGACCGGTTCCTCGTCGTCGACGCGACGCTCGAGCGGGACGCGATCGCCGAGCTGATCCGTGCCCGCGTCGACGTCGCGCTCGCGTCGCGTGCCGATGCCGAACGCGATGACGCGGCCGCCCTCGCCCCGCCGGAGGGCGAGCGGTGA
- a CDS encoding DNA polymerase III subunit delta' — translation MSVWDELGGQPHAIEIFRRAAEASRIPAGDEGASAMTNSWLITGPPGSGRSTTAYAFAAALLCERGGCGTCASCVQVRARSHPDLTAVVTETVQLDIGTARELVERASLSPMISRYRVIVVEDADRMVARTSNTLLKAIEEPPASTVWLLCAPSEADLLPTIRSRVRTVQLRVPSTDDVADLLVRRDGVAPEPARRAAREAQGHVGMARRLATSPEAWARRDASLDHLLGLRTTGEAVRKAAQLVAIAEEDGQAQAADRDEVERAEAFRSLGLEPGQAVPRQMRGIIRDLEEHQKRRAKRGQIDGIDRILTDIQSLLRDLLLVQLEAGVALVNERRRDEIESAAQRSPREATLASLDGVATARVRLAANVPPVLALEAFLIQLTTRHQEST, via the coding sequence GTGAGCGTCTGGGACGAGCTCGGCGGGCAGCCGCACGCCATCGAGATCTTCCGACGTGCCGCCGAGGCGTCCCGGATTCCTGCGGGGGACGAGGGGGCGAGCGCCATGACGAACTCGTGGCTCATCACCGGGCCCCCGGGATCGGGCCGCAGTACGACCGCCTACGCGTTCGCCGCCGCGCTGTTGTGCGAGCGGGGTGGCTGCGGGACGTGTGCGTCCTGCGTCCAGGTCCGTGCCCGCTCACACCCCGATCTGACGGCGGTCGTCACCGAGACCGTGCAGCTCGACATCGGGACGGCTCGCGAGCTCGTCGAGCGGGCGAGCCTGTCGCCCATGATCTCGCGCTATCGCGTGATCGTCGTCGAGGACGCGGACCGCATGGTCGCGCGCACCTCGAACACGCTCCTCAAGGCGATCGAGGAGCCGCCCGCGTCGACCGTCTGGCTGCTGTGCGCGCCGAGCGAGGCCGATCTGCTGCCCACGATCCGGTCTCGTGTGCGCACCGTCCAGCTGCGCGTTCCGTCGACCGACGACGTCGCCGACCTCCTCGTCCGCCGCGACGGTGTGGCACCCGAACCGGCACGGCGAGCGGCCCGCGAGGCGCAGGGGCACGTCGGTATGGCACGTCGGCTCGCGACGAGTCCCGAGGCGTGGGCGCGCCGCGACGCATCGCTCGATCACCTCCTCGGCCTGCGCACGACCGGCGAGGCCGTCCGGAAGGCGGCGCAACTCGTGGCGATCGCCGAGGAGGACGGGCAGGCGCAGGCGGCGGACCGCGACGAGGTCGAGCGTGCCGAGGCGTTCCGGTCGCTCGGGCTCGAACCGGGCCAGGCGGTTCCGCGGCAGATGCGCGGCATCATCCGCGATCTCGAGGAACACCAGAAGCGACGGGCCAAGCGGGGGCAGATCGACGGCATCGACCGGATCCTCACCGACATCCAATCGCTCCTGCGTGATCTCCTGCTCGTGCAACTCGAGGCGGGAGTGGCCCTCGTCAACGAGCGCCGGCGGGACGAGATCGAATCGGCCGCGCAGCGGAGTCCGCGTGAGGCGACGCTCGCTAGCCTGGACGGTGTCGCGACCGCGCGTGTGCGGCTCGCGGCGAACGTCCCACCGGTGCTCGCACTCGAGGCGTTCCTCATCCAGTTGACCACGAGGCACCAGGAGTCGACATGA